One Thalassotalea hakodatensis DNA segment encodes these proteins:
- a CDS encoding YihY/virulence factor BrkB family protein: protein MTSEHSVTHPQSFSIKSWWHITKRVFHKVQRDNMPLIAAGVAFYFLLAVFPLLAALVSMYGLFVDQVTLSQHINMLVGVIPEQSRAILEGHIENLVTTDDRTLNLSFMVSFILALWSGGKGSVALITACNITYQESKSRSFIKMIIARVLLTLATILLMLLMLLLLVGIPLIFSYINESSQKILNLITWPLLLLTFYLSLANLYKYAPHRTSAKWRWVTPGALMATLLWLTGSFLFNLYITEYAGYNETYGSMGGVIILLMWFYVTTYTILLGAEINAAAELQTLKDTTIGDEKPQGERGAYVADNGPKTNTSSHE, encoded by the coding sequence ATGACATCAGAACACTCGGTTACACACCCACAAAGCTTTTCAATTAAAAGTTGGTGGCATATAACTAAGCGGGTTTTCCACAAAGTGCAACGCGACAACATGCCCCTTATTGCTGCAGGAGTTGCTTTTTATTTTTTGCTAGCAGTATTTCCCCTACTTGCAGCACTCGTATCAATGTATGGCCTTTTTGTTGACCAAGTTACACTCTCCCAACATATCAATATGCTGGTAGGTGTTATTCCTGAGCAAAGCAGAGCCATTTTAGAGGGACACATTGAAAACTTAGTGACAACGGATGATCGCACATTGAATCTGAGTTTTATGGTTAGTTTTATATTAGCTCTTTGGAGTGGAGGTAAAGGCTCTGTAGCCCTAATTACAGCTTGCAATATCACTTATCAAGAGAGTAAAAGCCGTTCATTCATTAAAATGATTATAGCTCGTGTTTTACTAACGCTAGCAACCATATTACTTATGCTACTCATGCTGTTACTTTTAGTAGGCATTCCATTAATATTTAGTTATATAAATGAATCAAGTCAAAAAATATTAAACCTAATAACATGGCCATTATTGTTATTAACCTTTTATTTATCTCTTGCTAACCTCTACAAATATGCGCCACATCGAACATCTGCTAAGTGGCGCTGGGTGACTCCAGGTGCACTGATGGCTACTTTGCTTTGGTTAACAGGTTCATTCCTTTTTAATCTGTACATCACAGAATACGCAGGTTACAACGAAACATATGGCTCAATGGGAGGAGTGATAATTCTATTAATGTGGTTTTACGTTACTACCTACACCATTTTACTTGGTGCAGAAATAAATGCCGCAGCAGAACTACAGACGCTAAAAGACACAACAATAGGCGATGAAAAACCACAAGGTGAAAGAGGAGCATACGTGGCAGATAATGGCCCAAAAACCAATACCAGTTCGCATGAATAA
- a CDS encoding 5-methyltetrahydrofolate--homocysteine methyltransferase, with amino-acid sequence MTNSFKLNLLALTISSLVLSGCGDAETNIVEKEPIAVEDDHDDDHDHGDGYTIESMGRLAVLSAESAEAAIFDLDDNTLLESFALTFDSNSLTTSAGYRYAVIVNRNDDSIGFIDSGLWREDHGAHLHDYEQAPKMSDYTLMGSRPTHVVNHDGQMAVFYDGDANIGTSAAVQVLTDIDINNETSELPGIEYSINMHGVAEPRGEHLLSTIRRDDTDSTSNAKVLPDQVGVYHFHDGEYELKQTLDITCPDLHGAAQNHEFVAFGCGDGVLVAHEHNDEYEAEKIANINELNGLRIGTIYGHEASETFVGIASAHGGGQAILVTLNPEDNEMETIDWQPMPDASPVSYAFAFEGKHFLILDNQGYLTVLTQHSHDGHMEWEFEGRIDISEQDVSTMPDGMSFSMTVAQNAHYAYISDPIAQHILQVHIEDMEIEGDIELNFAPAKISWLGIAEEGEEHDH; translated from the coding sequence ATGACAAATTCATTTAAACTTAACTTACTTGCCTTAACAATCAGTAGCTTAGTGCTTTCTGGTTGTGGCGATGCCGAAACCAATATTGTCGAAAAAGAACCTATTGCAGTTGAAGATGACCATGATGATGATCATGATCATGGCGACGGATATACCATAGAATCTATGGGGCGATTGGCGGTACTGTCAGCTGAAAGCGCAGAAGCGGCAATTTTTGATCTCGATGACAATACTTTGCTTGAATCATTTGCACTGACATTTGATTCGAATTCCCTTACCACTTCGGCAGGCTATCGTTATGCTGTCATCGTCAACCGTAATGACGACAGTATCGGCTTTATCGATAGTGGTTTATGGCGCGAAGATCATGGTGCACATCTACACGATTATGAGCAAGCGCCTAAAATGAGTGACTATACCTTAATGGGTAGTCGTCCAACTCATGTTGTTAATCATGACGGTCAAATGGCAGTTTTCTACGACGGTGATGCTAATATAGGAACAAGTGCCGCTGTACAAGTACTAACAGATATTGATATTAATAACGAAACCTCTGAACTACCAGGGATTGAATACAGCATAAACATGCATGGTGTTGCTGAACCACGAGGTGAGCATTTGTTGTCCACTATACGTCGTGACGACACCGACAGTACGTCAAACGCAAAAGTACTTCCGGATCAAGTAGGGGTTTATCATTTTCACGATGGCGAATATGAACTTAAACAGACGTTAGATATTACTTGCCCTGACTTACACGGTGCAGCACAAAATCATGAATTTGTTGCATTTGGTTGTGGCGATGGGGTATTAGTTGCACACGAGCATAACGACGAATACGAAGCTGAAAAAATAGCTAATATCAATGAACTCAATGGTCTACGTATTGGCACTATTTATGGTCATGAAGCAAGTGAAACCTTTGTCGGTATCGCCTCAGCACACGGTGGCGGTCAAGCGATACTAGTGACACTTAATCCTGAAGACAATGAAATGGAAACCATTGATTGGCAACCAATGCCTGACGCATCACCAGTTTCCTATGCTTTTGCATTCGAAGGCAAGCATTTCTTAATCTTAGACAATCAAGGATATCTAACAGTATTAACGCAACACTCACATGATGGTCATATGGAGTGGGAATTTGAAGGACGTATTGATATTTCAGAACAAGATGTATCAACCATGCCAGACGGAATGTCATTTAGCATGACCGTTGCCCAAAACGCTCATTACGCTTACATTTCTGATCCTATTGCCCAACATATTCTTCAGGTTCATATTGAAGACATGGAAATTGAAGGTGATATCGAGTTAAATTTTGCACCTGCCAAAATTTCTTGGTTAGGGATTGCTGAAGAAGGTGAAGAACACGACCACTAA
- a CDS encoding dual specificity protein phosphatase family protein has protein sequence MKLRGYMGIVYYYIAGACLTFFAGHYVANTLYSILLYWTSLSLAAVSTAYVLKRPSIFRKKEDGSIPFYIRWLFIPFLLGAQLYNVWARKNDSVPAIQKIDNNVFLACRLFHSDMIELKDNGIRAILDVTAEFDGLDWSANDENLDYLNLPVLDHQSPTNEQLIQAINWINKHIEQHSVVVHCALGRGRSVFIVAAYLLSKNKDSSITQALEAIQGVRKTAGLNRHQLKALKKAHESGVLNINNS, from the coding sequence ATGAAGTTAAGAGGATATATGGGAATTGTTTATTATTACATCGCTGGCGCTTGCCTGACATTTTTTGCAGGGCATTATGTGGCTAATACCCTTTATAGTATTTTGTTGTATTGGACTAGCCTCTCATTAGCTGCAGTTTCCACAGCGTATGTACTTAAGCGCCCAAGTATTTTTAGGAAAAAAGAAGACGGTTCAATTCCTTTTTATATTCGCTGGTTATTCATACCTTTTTTACTTGGAGCACAATTATACAATGTGTGGGCTCGCAAGAATGACTCTGTACCTGCAATACAGAAAATAGACAATAATGTATTTCTTGCTTGTCGGTTATTTCATTCTGACATGATCGAACTTAAAGATAATGGCATACGGGCTATTTTAGACGTAACAGCAGAGTTTGACGGGTTAGATTGGTCAGCCAACGATGAAAACCTTGATTATTTAAACTTGCCAGTATTAGATCATCAAAGCCCAACCAATGAACAATTAATACAAGCAATTAATTGGATTAATAAACATATTGAGCAACATAGTGTTGTTGTTCATTGCGCATTAGGCCGTGGTCGTTCTGTTTTTATTGTCGCTGCTTATTTATTAAGTAAAAACAAAGACTCCTCAATTACACAAGCACTTGAAGCAATTCAAGGTGTTAGAAAAACCGCAGGGTTAAACCGTCATCAACTTAAAGCACTAAAAAAAGCCCATGAATCTGGAGTACTAAACATCAATAATTCGTAG
- a CDS encoding entericidin A/B family lipoprotein, protein MLTIFAISVSACATIEGAGKDIESAGEAVQDAADN, encoded by the coding sequence ATGCTCACTATCTTTGCTATTTCGGTAAGTGCATGTGCAACGATTGAAGGGGCAGGAAAGGATATAGAATCTGCTGGTGAAGCCGTTCAAGATGCGGCAGATAATTAA
- a CDS encoding mechanosensitive ion channel family protein translates to MQTQFIFDNLAQFVYIVIEKLPAIFVGILIFLIFFWLSKPIAGFVAKPFIKPSISQLMQLVIRRTISILIVLVGLYIFLHLVGLTQFAIAILSGTGVLGLIIGFAFKDIAENFLSSLLLSVQRPFKLGDIIEVDGYLGMVNKMTSRATTLVDLNGDHIQLPNATIYKNAIRNLTANPNIRCTIDIGIGYDANVDYAQSLVAEVMQKQHAVLNDPIPQVLVDSLGSSTCNLRLYFWINSEVNSKQKVASVLMKSVVEVFMQEGISMPDDARERIILTSEKGDTTPQIKQDAPNTTTDNISHHNYHDDDTSSDHDDIREQAVNSRDPEEGDNIL, encoded by the coding sequence ATGCAAACTCAATTTATATTTGATAACTTAGCCCAGTTTGTTTATATCGTGATTGAAAAATTACCTGCTATTTTTGTGGGGATTTTAATATTTCTGATATTTTTTTGGTTATCAAAGCCGATTGCTGGTTTTGTCGCCAAGCCTTTTATTAAACCAAGCATTAGTCAATTAATGCAATTGGTGATCCGAAGAACAATCAGTATTTTAATTGTTCTGGTTGGGTTGTATATATTTTTACATTTAGTAGGCCTGACTCAGTTTGCTATTGCGATTCTAAGTGGTACAGGTGTACTTGGGCTTATTATTGGTTTTGCCTTTAAAGATATTGCTGAAAACTTTCTATCAAGTTTGCTTTTAAGTGTTCAACGGCCTTTTAAACTCGGAGACATTATAGAAGTTGATGGATATTTAGGGATGGTAAATAAAATGACCTCACGAGCGACTACTTTGGTTGACCTAAACGGTGATCATATTCAACTACCTAATGCGACTATCTATAAGAACGCGATACGTAATCTCACTGCAAATCCAAATATTCGTTGCACTATTGATATTGGTATAGGATATGACGCTAATGTTGATTATGCACAATCTTTAGTCGCAGAGGTTATGCAAAAACAGCACGCTGTTTTGAATGATCCAATACCTCAAGTGCTTGTAGATTCATTGGGGTCATCAACGTGTAATTTACGACTGTATTTTTGGATAAATAGCGAGGTTAACAGCAAACAGAAAGTTGCGTCAGTATTAATGAAAAGCGTTGTTGAAGTCTTTATGCAAGAAGGTATTTCGATGCCAGATGATGCACGAGAAAGAATTATTTTAACATCAGAAAAAGGTGACACTACACCTCAAATTAAACAAGATGCCCCTAACACAACTACCGATAATATATCGCATCATAATTATCATGATGATGATACCAGCAGTGACCATGACGATATTAGAGAGCAAGCGGTAAACTCAAGAGATCCAGAAGAAGGCGACAATATTCTATAA
- a CDS encoding BON domain-containing protein: MKKSTISIIVAAVISTTSLNVSAENTWKDGAKDAWIDGKAESTLLFNGNLNSFDINTDVKNGTVILTGKVNNSVDKALAEELVASLEGVEKVDNKLTVIDSKSDEDTEMMQSLKDSKIETVVKTRLLFESQVSGLDIEVEVKNGEVTLSGKIESDSERDLAVAIAKNTDDVTNVVDKLKS, from the coding sequence ATGAAAAAATCAACTATTTCAATTATTGTTGCAGCCGTTATTAGTACCACTTCTTTAAATGTGAGTGCAGAAAACACTTGGAAAGATGGCGCGAAAGACGCATGGATTGATGGCAAAGCCGAATCAACATTGCTTTTTAATGGGAATTTGAATTCTTTCGATATAAATACGGACGTAAAAAACGGAACTGTTATTTTAACGGGTAAGGTTAATAACTCTGTCGATAAAGCGTTAGCAGAAGAACTTGTGGCTTCGCTTGAAGGGGTTGAGAAAGTAGACAACAAATTAACCGTTATTGATAGTAAGTCAGATGAAGACACTGAAATGATGCAAAGTCTGAAAGACTCTAAAATAGAAACCGTGGTCAAAACCAGATTATTGTTTGAATCACAAGTAAGCGGATTAGATATTGAAGTAGAAGTTAAAAACGGAGAAGTAACACTTTCAGGAAAAATAGAGTCAGACTCAGAACGAGATCTTGCTGTTGCAATTGCTAAGAATACTGACGATGTAACAAATGTCGTTGATAAACTTAAATCTTAA
- a CDS encoding Fur family transcriptional regulator: MTQCTFAHKVKTSEEQLRIAEAHCERHGSKLTPIRQQVLSLLLNTERAQSAYELIELFENTYSEKMAPMSIYRTLDYLVKVHLVHKINVANKFVACAFIDNEKDHDVTQLLFCQQCQQVQELPINHAIEECLTDEVTRFGYQLCTHQIELTCICAKCMPT, encoded by the coding sequence ATGACCCAATGCACCTTTGCTCATAAAGTAAAAACCTCAGAAGAGCAACTGAGGATAGCTGAAGCTCACTGTGAACGTCACGGCAGTAAACTCACACCGATAAGGCAACAAGTGCTATCCCTTTTACTTAATACAGAAAGAGCACAATCAGCCTATGAATTGATTGAACTATTTGAAAATACATACAGTGAAAAAATGGCGCCGATGTCTATTTATCGAACATTAGATTACCTAGTAAAAGTCCACTTAGTCCATAAAATAAACGTCGCTAATAAATTTGTTGCTTGTGCTTTCATAGACAATGAAAAAGATCATGATGTAACACAACTTTTATTTTGTCAGCAGTGTCAACAAGTGCAAGAATTACCAATTAATCATGCTATAGAAGAATGTCTTACCGACGAAGTAACAAGATTCGGCTATCAATTATGCACCCATCAAATTGAGCTAACTTGCATATGCGCTAAATGCATGCCCACCTGA
- a CDS encoding DUF502 domain-containing protein, whose product MSKKITVLIMQGLLALLPISLTFYFLVWLVTTIESSLTPFIPEEFYYPGLGLFLGLVILFFVGLAVNAYIVKSLIRLGGELLEKIPVVKTIYGAIQDAVNLININKQQKMQSVVSVKINDSIHLIGFVTSHESAKELFNNDNKLGVYIPLSYQIGGYTLYIDKSQLTPLDISVETAMRIALTGGSVSTAPKKDSQHLEPNQKNNHK is encoded by the coding sequence ATGTCTAAAAAAATTACCGTATTAATTATGCAGGGGCTTTTAGCGTTACTCCCTATATCGTTAACCTTTTACTTTCTCGTTTGGCTTGTGACGACTATTGAATCAAGTTTAACCCCCTTTATTCCAGAAGAATTTTATTATCCAGGTTTAGGGCTTTTCTTGGGATTGGTCATTCTGTTTTTCGTTGGCTTAGCCGTAAACGCTTATATTGTAAAATCATTAATTCGATTAGGCGGGGAGTTATTAGAAAAGATCCCCGTAGTAAAAACTATTTATGGTGCCATTCAAGATGCTGTGAATTTAATAAATATTAACAAACAACAAAAAATGCAAAGTGTGGTCTCAGTAAAAATTAATGACAGCATACATTTAATTGGCTTTGTTACTAGTCACGAAAGCGCGAAAGAACTATTTAACAACGATAATAAATTAGGTGTATATATCCCACTGAGTTATCAAATAGGAGGTTACACTTTATATATAGATAAAAGCCAATTAACGCCTCTGGATATAAGTGTTGAAACTGCCATGAGAATAGCGCTTACGGGTGGTAGCGTTTCAACAGCGCCTAAAAAAGACAGCCAACATTTAGAGCCTAACCAAAAAAATAATCATAAATAA
- a CDS encoding TonB-dependent receptor, with protein sequence MFKISKVAVLVGSLLPASLFAQTIEGTVINSKGDIIVGAKVEVEGTAITTTTDNNGRFVINNLATGTKELHVTANGFAHLIKGVAISEDINQLTLTLNRSPIEVIDVVSSPVHMSVMESASPVTVLAGETLRRQQASTLGDSLEKTVGVHTNFHANVASTPIIRGLSGPRVMISQNGLDVSDVSRVGPDHAVATEASTATQIEVLRGPATLFYGSGAVGGVVNVVDGRVPTDSTTRGEWSLETNSADHKKLASFNATTGTESFAFYVDGYWRESDDYEVPVAPELEDDHNDSFVVENSAEESNGITIGASYLFDNGYLGFSVEEFNREYGIPGHTHDGDGDDDHDHDNEAAEDESVYADLEQTRVQLQGEFNVTGNWLRQVKLRAGFTDYQHSEIEHGEIGTVFENETQEIKLDFLHQPLSHWKGGISLHYKNSEVAAQGAEAFTPPSENETFALALMEERHINDDVLLQLGARIERVTLDASDVLLPELAAHAHDDEHNDHGHNNDKDYIRVFSVDHEFTPVTVSTGLVWNFTPGYNVGVSLSRSERAPSATELLSFGPHIGTGSYEIGALFARHQHDDESHIGLTDEVIDLETANNIDLTFRKTQGDVAFVLNAFYNKINNYYYQINTGLFAESGHEDHGHDHGDDEHSNELPVYMFQTDDVTLKGFEAQIAWQATDEIKATVFSDYVRVKLQDGGDLPRTPPLRIGTNLSYTNEKLSAHLDITRYQKQDKISSYETETDGYTLVDASISYDLPILNHDISLYVKGSNLTDTEARVHSSFLKDIAPRPGRSFSVGVRGYF encoded by the coding sequence ATGTTCAAAATATCAAAGGTAGCAGTTCTTGTGGGCAGCTTATTGCCTGCTAGTTTGTTCGCACAAACAATTGAAGGAACAGTTATTAATAGCAAAGGTGACATAATTGTTGGCGCAAAGGTTGAAGTTGAAGGTACAGCGATTACCACGACAACCGACAATAACGGCCGCTTTGTCATCAACAATTTAGCCACAGGTACAAAAGAGCTACATGTAACGGCCAACGGCTTCGCGCACTTAATTAAAGGCGTTGCAATCTCTGAAGATATCAACCAACTCACGTTAACGCTCAATCGTTCACCGATTGAAGTGATTGATGTTGTCAGCTCACCTGTGCATATGTCAGTGATGGAGTCAGCGTCGCCGGTTACCGTATTAGCGGGTGAAACGTTACGTCGCCAACAAGCTTCAACACTCGGAGACAGCTTAGAAAAAACTGTCGGTGTTCATACAAATTTTCATGCCAATGTTGCCAGCACGCCGATTATTCGTGGTTTAAGCGGCCCTAGGGTTATGATCAGCCAAAATGGCCTAGATGTTAGTGATGTATCACGCGTTGGGCCTGATCACGCAGTAGCAACTGAAGCATCAACCGCAACACAAATAGAAGTGTTACGTGGACCAGCAACTTTATTCTACGGTAGTGGCGCAGTGGGTGGCGTGGTGAATGTTGTTGATGGACGGGTACCTACTGACAGCACAACACGTGGCGAATGGTCGCTTGAAACAAATTCAGCGGACCATAAAAAGCTCGCTTCTTTTAATGCCACAACAGGCACAGAATCTTTTGCATTTTATGTTGATGGTTATTGGCGAGAATCTGATGATTATGAAGTACCTGTTGCCCCAGAATTAGAGGATGATCACAATGATTCATTTGTCGTTGAAAACAGTGCGGAAGAATCCAATGGTATAACCATTGGCGCTAGCTACCTTTTTGATAACGGTTACTTAGGCTTTTCTGTTGAAGAATTTAATCGTGAGTACGGCATTCCTGGCCATACCCATGACGGAGATGGCGATGACGACCATGATCACGATAATGAAGCTGCAGAAGATGAAAGTGTGTATGCCGATTTAGAACAAACGCGCGTTCAATTACAAGGTGAATTCAATGTTACAGGCAACTGGCTGCGCCAAGTCAAGCTTCGTGCTGGCTTTACAGATTATCAACATTCTGAAATCGAACATGGTGAAATAGGCACTGTCTTTGAAAACGAAACCCAAGAAATCAAACTAGATTTTTTACATCAGCCACTTTCACATTGGAAAGGAGGTATAAGCTTACATTACAAAAATAGTGAAGTTGCGGCACAAGGTGCTGAAGCTTTTACTCCGCCTTCTGAGAATGAGACATTCGCCTTAGCACTCATGGAAGAACGCCACATAAATGATGACGTGTTATTACAATTAGGCGCTCGTATTGAACGAGTAACCTTAGATGCAAGTGATGTGTTATTACCAGAATTAGCAGCACATGCTCATGACGATGAACATAATGATCATGGTCATAATAATGATAAGGATTACATACGAGTATTTTCTGTCGACCACGAATTTACTCCGGTAACCGTATCAACAGGCTTAGTGTGGAATTTTACACCTGGGTATAATGTTGGTGTTTCACTTTCTCGATCAGAGCGTGCCCCTTCTGCTACCGAATTGCTGTCATTCGGCCCGCATATTGGTACAGGTAGTTATGAAATTGGTGCGTTATTTGCGCGCCATCAACACGATGACGAAAGTCACATCGGTTTAACAGATGAAGTGATCGATTTAGAAACGGCAAACAATATTGATCTCACCTTTCGCAAAACTCAAGGTGATGTTGCCTTTGTGCTAAACGCCTTTTATAACAAAATTAATAACTATTATTATCAAATAAATACAGGGTTGTTTGCTGAAAGCGGACACGAAGACCATGGTCATGACCACGGCGATGATGAACATTCAAATGAACTGCCTGTATATATGTTTCAAACCGACGACGTAACGCTCAAAGGGTTTGAAGCACAAATAGCTTGGCAAGCGACAGATGAAATTAAAGCCACGGTTTTTTCTGATTATGTCAGAGTAAAATTACAAGATGGGGGTGACCTACCTCGTACGCCACCATTAAGAATTGGTACAAATTTAAGCTATACCAACGAAAAACTTAGTGCGCATTTAGATATTACTCGTTACCAAAAACAAGACAAAATATCTTCGTATGAAACAGAAACTGACGGTTACACACTTGTTGATGCAAGTATTTCTTATGACTTACCCATACTGAATCACGATATTTCTCTTTATGTAAAAGGCAGCAATCTAACGGATACAGAAGCTAGGGTACATAGCTCATTTCTTAAAGATATTGCACCACGCCCAGGGCGAAGTTTTTCCGTAGGTGTTCGAGGCTACTTCTAA